Genomic window (Streptomyces yatensis):
GTTGAGGATCGACATCGAGGACCTGCGGGTCGCGTACGCCGGGCGTACGGTCGTGGCCGATGCCCACCTCATCGCGGCCGAAGGCGAGATCACCGGCCTGGTGGGGCCCAACGGCAGTGGCAAGTCCACTCTCCTGCGGACCGTGTACCGGCATCTGAAACCCGCCGCCGGACGTGTTCTGCTCGACGGTACCGACCTCCGCGCGCTGAGCCCCGCGCGGTCGGCCCGGCACGTCGCCGCGCTCCCGCAGGAGCGGGGCGGCGATTTCGAGCTGACCGTACGCGAGGTGGTCGCCATGGGCCGCACCCCCTACAAGCGGGCGTTCGCCGGGGAGGACGCCGCCGACCGGGACATCGTCGCGTGCTCTCTCGCGGACGTCGGCATGGCGGACCACGCCGACCGCGGCTTCACCGAGCTGTCCGGCGGCGAGCGCCAACGCGTGTTGCTTGCCCGCGCGTTCGCCCAGCGGACGCACGTCCTGGTCCTGGACGAGCCGACGAACCACCTCGACGTCCGCCACCAGGTCGAACTCCTCGCCCTGCTGCGCGGCCGCCGCCGTACGACCCTGGTGTCGCTGCATGACCTCAACGCCGCCGCCTCCGTGTGCGACCGGCTGCACGTCCTGCACGAAGGCCGCGTGGTGGCCTCCGGAACGCCCCGCGAGGTGCTGCGCCCGGCCCTGCTGGCCGAGGTGTTCGGCGTGCGCGCGGCCGTGGTCGAGCACCCGCTGACCGGGGACCCGCTGATCGCCTTCGACCACCGGCAACCGGCGGACGGGCGGGAGGGACCGGAAGCGGCCGACCCGGCGGACGAGCACCGAGGGCAACCCGTCAGCCCCTCCTGAATTCCAGCCGTTTTTCCTGATACATCCGGGAACTCACCCCGCGGTTCGCCCGACTTCTAGAGCGAGGCCGTCGCTCGGCGGCCGGTCTGCCGGAAGGACCAGAGGGAGGGGTGTATGACCGACGACGCGTCCGGTGCGGATCAGCCCGGGGACGTACCCGAGCGGCCGGTGGATCCACCCGAAGTCCACGACCGCTGGCTCCTGGTGGCCGTGGCGGGCGCGCTGGCGTTCGTGGCGATGCTCGACATGAACATCGTCAACGTGGCGCTCGCGGACATCTCCCAGGGCCTGCGGGTGCCGGCGGCGACAGCCCAATGGGCGGTTCTGGGCTATCAACTCCCCGTCGCCGCCCTCCTGTTGCCCGTCGGCCGCTGGCTCGACGGCGTGGGCACCCGCCCCGCGCTGCTGGCCGCGACCGGCGGCTTCGCGCTGTGCAGCGCGCTTGCCGCCGCGTCTCCCTGGGCCGCCTGGCTGATCGCCGCCCGCATCGGACAGGGCGCGTGCGGCGCCGTGCTGTTCGTGTTGATGCCGGTGCTGGCGATCCGCTCCGTGCGGCCCGGGCTGCGCGGGCGGGCGATGAGCGTGCCCGCGACCCTCGGCCCCCTGGGCGCCGTCACCGGACCGGCGGTCGGCGGTCTGCTCCTGGACCAGCTCGGCTGGCGCTGGATCTTCCTGGTCAAGATCCCGTTCTGTCTGCTGGCGCTGGCCGTGGTGTGGCGGACGATGCCCCGGGACGGCCGTCTGCGCGGCGCGGACCGGCGCTTCCTCGCCGACACCGCCCTGATGGCCACCGGAGTAACGATCCTGCTGCTGGCCCTGACCCTGGCCTCCGACACCCCCGCCTGGCTGCCGCTCGCCCTCGTCGCCGCACCGCCGCTGTGGTGGTGGCTGCGGGGTCCGGGCGGCCGTCCGGTGGCCGGTGTACTGCGGGCGGCGGGGCTGCTGCGGGCGCACGGCGCGGTGCTGGCGCTGGCGGTGGGTTTCGCCGCCATGCACTACGTGGTCGCCCTGCACCTCCAGCGCGACGAGGACGTCAGCGCGACCACCACCGGCCTGACGGTGCTCGCCTTCCCCCTCGGCATGGGGCTGGCGGGCCCGCTCGGCGGACGGCTCGCCGACCGCTACGGGGCCCGGCCCGTCGCGGTCACCGGCGCCGCGCTCACCGCCGTCGGCCTGTGGCTGCTCGTCCCGCTGGGCGACGGCTGGTCCCCTCCCGACGTGGCCTGGCGGCTCGCCCTGGCCGGACTCGGCATGGGGCTGAACGGCGGCCCGGCCCAGGCCCTGGTTATGGGCGCCGCCCCGCCGGGCCGCGCCGCCACGGTCGGCTCGACCGTCCAGCTCGCCCGCGGCCTCGGCTTCACGCTCGGACCGGCGCTGGCCACGGCGGCCTGGGGACTGGCGGGCCCGGACGACGGCGTACGGGCGGGTCTGGCCCTCGCCGCCCTCGCCGCCTGCCTCGCCGTACCGCTGCTCGCCCGGCCCGCTCGCGGTCCCGCGAACCGCACCGAGAAGACCACCGAAGCGGCGCCCGCCGCACCCCGCTGAGCCCCCACCTCACCGGACGCGGCGCCCCGCCGCACCCCCCTGAGCCCCCACCTCACCGTCACCGAGGAGTCGCACCCATGTGCGGAATCACCGGCTGGGTCTCCTTCCACCAGGACCCCCGCACCCTGGCCCCGGTCATCGAGGCCATGACCGCCACCCTGACCCCCCGCGGCCCCGACGCGGGCGGAGTCTGGCTCGGCCGGCGCGCCGCGATCGGCCACCGCCGCCTGGCCGTCCTCGACATCGCCGGTGGCGTCCAGCCGATGACCGACCGGCCCGACGCCCCGACCACCGTGCTCAGCTACAGCGGCGAGATCTACAACCACCATGAACTCCGCGCACAACTGAAGGGCCTGGGACACGAGTTCCGCACCCGCAGCGACACCGAGGTGGTGCTGCGCGGCTACGCCGAGTGGGGCGAGGAGGTGGCCGGCCACCTGGACGGCATGTTCGCGTTCGCCGTCTGGGACGAGCGGGCGCAGCGGCTGCTCCTGGTCCGCGACCGGCTCGGCGTCAAGCCCCTGTTCTGGGCGGAGGTGGACGGCGGTCTGGCCTTCGCCTCCGAACCCAAGGCGCTCTTCGCCCACCCGGAGATCCGGCCCCGGGTGGACGCGGACGGGCTGCGCGAGGCGTACAGCCTGCTCTTCACCACCGGTCCGACGGTCTGGTCAGGTGTGCGGGAGGTCGAGCCCGGCGGTCTGCTCCTCCTGGACCGGGACGGCATCCGGGAGCGCCGCTACTGGCGGCTGGAGGCCGATGCCCACCCGGACGACCGGGACGCCACCGTGACCCGCGTGCACGACCTGGTGAGCGCCGCCGCCCGCGCTCAGCTGGAGGCCGACGTCCCCCTGTGCTCCCTGCTGTCGGGCGGCATCGACTCCACCGTGCTGACCGCCCTGCTCGCCGACGAACTGCGGCTGCGCGAGGGCCCGGGCGCCCGGATCCGCTCCTACGCCGTCGACTACAGCGACCAGGCCGAGAGCTTCACCGGTGATGTTCTGCGCACCGGCCACGACACCCCGTACGCCATGGAAGCGGGCGCGTTCATCGGCACCGACCACAGCACGGTGGTGCTGGACCCGCGTGCCCTGCTCGACCCCGAGCACCGCAAGGCCGTGGTCGTGGCCCGCGACTCGCCGATCGGCGTCGGCGACATGGACACCTCGCTCTACCTCCTCTTCGGGGAGATCCGGAAACACTCCACCGTCGCCCTGTCCGGCGAGGCGGCCGACGAGGTCTTCGGCGGCTACCCCTGGTTCCACAGCCCCAAGGCGCTCGCCGCGCCCACATTCCCCTGGCTGCTGGTGACCGGCGACGAGGCCGCGATGCCGCTCAACCCCGAACTGGACCTGCGCATCGGCGAGTTCCGCGAGGACACCTATCGCACCGCCCTGGCCGCCGTACCGCATCTCGACGGCGAGACGCCCACCGAACACCGGCAGCGCGAGCTGCAGCACCTCTCGCTCACCCGCTGGCTGCGTCAACTCCTCCACCGCAAGGACCGGTTGAGCATGGCACAGGGCCTGGAAGTGCGCGTCCCCTACTGCGATCACCGGCTCGTCGAGTACGCCTTCACCACCCCCTGGGCCCTGAAGAACTTCGACGGCCGGGAGAAGAGCCTGCTGCGCGCGGCGGGCACCGGACTGGCCCCCGACTCGGTGCTGCACCGCCCCAAGAACCACTACCCGGCCACCCACCACCCCGACTACAACCGCGGCCTGCAGAACCTGGCCCGCGATGCTCTCGCCGACGACACCGTCCGCTCCCTCGCCGACGAGACCCGCCTCAAACCCTGCCTCGACACCCCGCCCGGCCAACTGGAGTGGGGCCACCGCCTCCGCCTCGAACGCGTCGTCGACCTCGCCCTGTGGCTGGACCACCACCAGCCCGAACTCGCCCTCTGAGGAGCACCTTCCATGACCCTCCAGGAATCCGGGACGGCCCCCGAGGCCCTGCCCGAGCCCGTGCCGCTGATGGGCTGCCCCTACAAGAGCAACCCGTACCCCCTCTACGAGCGGATGCGCGAGACCGGCCCGGTCCACCGCGTCCTATTTCCCAGCGGCGTCCACGCCTGGCTCGTCACCGGCTACGACGCCGCGCACTCCGCACTGGGTGACGACCGCCTCGGCAAGAACCACGACCGGGGCAACGACCGCTGGCGCGCCCGCGCCTCGATCATGCCCGAGCCCCAGCACTCCCAGCTCCAGGCCCACCTCCTCCACCAGGATCCGCCGGCCCACACCCGCATGCGGCGCTTCGTCACCGACGCCTTCACCCCGCGCCGCATCGAGCATCTGAGGCCCCGTTTCCAGGAGCTGGCCGACGCCCTCGTGGACGCCCTCCCGGAAACCGGCCCCGCGGACCTCGTCACCGGCTTCGCCGCCCGCTTCCCCTTCCAGGTCCTCGCCGAAGTCATCGGGCTGCCAACGGAGTTGGCGGCCCGCTTCGACCGCGACTGGGGCAAGGTCGTCCAGCCGGTCGGACCGACCGACCCGGGACGCCCGCTGTACGAGGCCCGCCTGCACGGGCTGCAGAGCTACATAGCCGAGGTCGTCGCCCATAAGCGCGAACACGTCGTCGCCCATAAGCGCGAACACGGGGAGGACGATCTGCTCAGCCGCCTGGTCGTGGCCCGTGACCGCCGCGAACTCTCCCAGGAGGAGCTGGACTCGATGATCTTCCAGCTCCTGGTGGCGGGCCAGGAGCCGGTCACCAACCAGATCACCACCGCCCTGATCGCCCTCTTCCGCCACCCCGCCGAACTCGCCCGGCTGCGCGACAACCCGGAGCTGATGCCCCGCGCCGTCGACGAACTCCTCCGCTACGACAGTGCCTTCGAGCTGACCACCTGGCGCTTCTTCGACCAGGACAGCGAGCTGCACGGCACGGACGTCCCGGCCGGGGACTCGGTGATCGTCTCCCTGTGCGCGGCCAACCGCGACCCGCGCCGCTTCCCCGACCCCGACACCCTCGACCTGGACCGCTCACCCAACCCCCACCTGGCCTTCGGCCACGGCATCCACTTCTGCCCCGGCGCGGCACTGGCCCGCGCCGAACTCCAGATCGCCCTGGGCACCCTCCTGGCCCGCCTCCCCGGACCGCACCTGGCCATCGAGGACGGGGACATCGAGTGGATCCCGGCCGTCCTCGGCCGGGGGACCAACGACCTGCCCGTCGGCTACGACCGACGCGTCTGACCCGACGCCTTCGACCGCAGACCCCCCATCCGGCGCACGGGGCCGGTCCCGCGCGCCATCCGTGTGCGGACCGCACCCCGGCCGACCACCCGCACCCCATCCGCCGGCGCCCGGCGTGCCACGCCGAGGCGCCATACGGCCATGCCCGCATGCCCCGCGTTGCGCACACCTTCACGGAGGACCACCCCTCATGCCGCTGACGACCGCACCGGACACCCGCCCCACGAGCAGCATGAGCGCCGCCATCCTGGACCTGCTGCTGCCGTACCACCGCACGACCGACCCCGCGCCCGCGGTGGCCGGGGCG
Coding sequences:
- a CDS encoding cytochrome P450 family protein; amino-acid sequence: MTLQESGTAPEALPEPVPLMGCPYKSNPYPLYERMRETGPVHRVLFPSGVHAWLVTGYDAAHSALGDDRLGKNHDRGNDRWRARASIMPEPQHSQLQAHLLHQDPPAHTRMRRFVTDAFTPRRIEHLRPRFQELADALVDALPETGPADLVTGFAARFPFQVLAEVIGLPTELAARFDRDWGKVVQPVGPTDPGRPLYEARLHGLQSYIAEVVAHKREHVVAHKREHGEDDLLSRLVVARDRRELSQEELDSMIFQLLVAGQEPVTNQITTALIALFRHPAELARLRDNPELMPRAVDELLRYDSAFELTTWRFFDQDSELHGTDVPAGDSVIVSLCAANRDPRRFPDPDTLDLDRSPNPHLAFGHGIHFCPGAALARAELQIALGTLLARLPGPHLAIEDGDIEWIPAVLGRGTNDLPVGYDRRV
- a CDS encoding MFS transporter; translation: MTDDASGADQPGDVPERPVDPPEVHDRWLLVAVAGALAFVAMLDMNIVNVALADISQGLRVPAATAQWAVLGYQLPVAALLLPVGRWLDGVGTRPALLAATGGFALCSALAAASPWAAWLIAARIGQGACGAVLFVLMPVLAIRSVRPGLRGRAMSVPATLGPLGAVTGPAVGGLLLDQLGWRWIFLVKIPFCLLALAVVWRTMPRDGRLRGADRRFLADTALMATGVTILLLALTLASDTPAWLPLALVAAPPLWWWLRGPGGRPVAGVLRAAGLLRAHGAVLALAVGFAAMHYVVALHLQRDEDVSATTTGLTVLAFPLGMGLAGPLGGRLADRYGARPVAVTGAALTAVGLWLLVPLGDGWSPPDVAWRLALAGLGMGLNGGPAQALVMGAAPPGRAATVGSTVQLARGLGFTLGPALATAAWGLAGPDDGVRAGLALAALAACLAVPLLARPARGPANRTEKTTEAAPAAPR
- the asnB gene encoding asparagine synthase (glutamine-hydrolyzing), with product MCGITGWVSFHQDPRTLAPVIEAMTATLTPRGPDAGGVWLGRRAAIGHRRLAVLDIAGGVQPMTDRPDAPTTVLSYSGEIYNHHELRAQLKGLGHEFRTRSDTEVVLRGYAEWGEEVAGHLDGMFAFAVWDERAQRLLLVRDRLGVKPLFWAEVDGGLAFASEPKALFAHPEIRPRVDADGLREAYSLLFTTGPTVWSGVREVEPGGLLLLDRDGIRERRYWRLEADAHPDDRDATVTRVHDLVSAAARAQLEADVPLCSLLSGGIDSTVLTALLADELRLREGPGARIRSYAVDYSDQAESFTGDVLRTGHDTPYAMEAGAFIGTDHSTVVLDPRALLDPEHRKAVVVARDSPIGVGDMDTSLYLLFGEIRKHSTVALSGEAADEVFGGYPWFHSPKALAAPTFPWLLVTGDEAAMPLNPELDLRIGEFREDTYRTALAAVPHLDGETPTEHRQRELQHLSLTRWLRQLLHRKDRLSMAQGLEVRVPYCDHRLVEYAFTTPWALKNFDGREKSLLRAAGTGLAPDSVLHRPKNHYPATHHPDYNRGLQNLARDALADDTVRSLADETRLKPCLDTPPGQLEWGHRLRLERVVDLALWLDHHQPELAL
- a CDS encoding ABC transporter ATP-binding protein, with the translated sequence MRIDIEDLRVAYAGRTVVADAHLIAAEGEITGLVGPNGSGKSTLLRTVYRHLKPAAGRVLLDGTDLRALSPARSARHVAALPQERGGDFELTVREVVAMGRTPYKRAFAGEDAADRDIVACSLADVGMADHADRGFTELSGGERQRVLLARAFAQRTHVLVLDEPTNHLDVRHQVELLALLRGRRRTTLVSLHDLNAAASVCDRLHVLHEGRVVASGTPREVLRPALLAEVFGVRAAVVEHPLTGDPLIAFDHRQPADGREGPEAADPADEHRGQPVSPS